The genomic window ATGATTAACTGCCAATGGGAATACaactttcaaaatacttttaaaatgaTCCGGATGTCATGACCCCTTTCAGGAGACATAGGGTGCTCCCTTATTGGGCCAAAAGAGAGATGAGACAAGGCAAATGTTAATCCTTCGTCTCAAATCCATCACAGCGCTTTTGACTCTCCATCAGTTGGAAATTGTCCTTAATCCCTGGTCTTGACACCAGTCTCTATAGTTTGTCTCATTTCCTTGTATGTCGAGAGGAGCCTGTCCGAGCTGGCACTTCCCCGTCTTTAGAAGCACTTCCTCGCCGCATGGCAGAGTTCATTGGCATCATACCCGGCTGCATGGGAGCAGTGGACACTCGTGCTGCCTCACGCTGAGCCTCGGCTCCAGTTGGAATCCCTCTGTGAAGTCTAGTACTAGTTCGTCTTTCACGCTCCCTAGAGAAGGGTCGAGGAGATTCCGCTACAAATACACAGTACAAAGATTACACATAGTTTATCATTGCCAACAAATAAAATCACATCATAGAacataaagaaataaacaaaaacgcGGAAGTCAATACTTGATCAATATGCAGTAAATAATGTCAAAAGCAATTGAAAATCTTATAATCTTTCACAATGTTCCCTAACTTTCATAAATCATATACAAGTTGTGATATACCGGTACCTTTCTCACACAAAATCTGATCTGGAACCCTTATACTTTCACCTCACATTTTTTGAATGCAAACCAAACTTTCACACAATGCTTGGTATAGCAAGCAAGCAAACGAACATAAAAGTCTTCCaaaagatttgttttcttttaaagttCCTCTACAAATATTATTACCGACTGTATGCTGTATGTACTGTTAATGTTTAGccattatataaattatcactTTACATGTCGTCTACTAAACTTATGTTAACAGTAGTATATGTTTCTCTAACAACGATATAATCTAATGGGGTAACAGGGAAATTTTGTCATGAACAATTGGACTAAATTTTGTCAAAGGAGCTGTTTTACAAAATCTACGGAAAAGAAGCAGTTGTCATCTTCCAAAAACAAATTtggaaattaattaatttgatgtGATTATTAAATGTTTGCTTTTCAAGAAGTGATAATTTAGCATAATGTGACTGACTGCTGGTTACGATATTTCCACAAGATGGTACTATGAACAGCAGCCCTTACAGGTTGACACATCATCAATGCACACTGTTTTCATATAATATTGTTGCGAGGATGTTAAGCCCAAAACTCCAGAAAAGACATAAAACATGACTTTCACTACTTCTTGGATAATCATACTTTCCAGGCATTTGATTAAATTTCCGAAGAAAAACTGACACAGTGATATATGTTAGTTGACTGAATTAGAATCAATGAACTGAAAAATACTTATTTTCACATCTGCAAGACCCCCAGACACCATAATGGTTTTGTAAGCTTGTAACGATCATGAGTTTATCTATGTTTATCTATCCATGGATGTTGTTTTCTCTAAAGTGTCATTTCCTTACTATAATGTGAGATATAAACAACGCAAGATTATAATtacaacttttattttttcatttgttcCACCGTACGACTTAAATGCATTCTGCCCATTCACATCTTACGTATTCAACCTATCAATGGACAATGTTTTGATTTTCTATATGAAGATTCTATGGCCGATTCACAAAAGCTACACAATTTTTTCTCTGTACATTCGCTATAGGTGTAGTACTTAACCCTTTTTATAATTCACAGCTCATACATTTTATCAACTTCCCGACAGTCTATCTACATTAATCTATCTGTCAAGAAATTCTATTTTTAATTCTCGTAATGGACTATGATGTAGCTGTTCGCACTAAGCTAACATCTGTGAagacatgtacaatgtacataaacgTTGGTTTCGGCAAAAGAATAAATGATCCAGCCATTCTAACAACTAAagaagaacaaaaacaaaagaaagatGAAGAAATGTAGTGAATGATATTCTTATTTTCCAAATCTTACAAAAGAATGATTCCCAATCCCAAACTTGCACTGCAAAAATACAGTGAACAAATTCAGCATAATGAAACCAGcgaatatatatgaaaacatgttttgaataaAATGGTCATACATTTATGGCAATTGACTGCAATGTGACCACAGCTATTTGAACACCAATGATAAGATACTGATTCATATCTGATAAATAAGACAAAGCTACTTGGTAGAAAAAGAAGAGTGGATCAACCACAGCTGATGCGGATGTGAATGCTGTGAATGGTGAAAGAAGATGCCGGTAAAGATAGATGACCAACTGTAGTGAAAACTTGAGGATAAAATCAGACCAACCCAGCCATGCCTGGTATTATGTGGATGTAGATATGGACAACTGGCAGACCAACCTAGCCATGCCTGGTATTATGTGGATGTAGATATGGACAGCTGGCAGACCAACCTAGCCATGCCTGGTATTATATGGGTGTAGATATAATGGACAGCTGGCAGACCAACCTAGCCATGCCTGGTATTATATGGGTGTAGATATAATGGACAGCTGGCAGACCAACCCAGCCATGCCTGGTATtatatgggtatatatataacggacAGCTGGCAGAATCAGGTCAAATAATGAGGATGAAATCAGATACAGGCTAGTGGTAGTCAGGTGAAATGCTGATGAAACAAGCTGACCAAGTCTGATGCTATGCCAGTGGTGATGATGATCAATGATCAATGCAACTAGGTGAGAGGATATACAGACGAATGGACAGTACACTGAACATATAAGTGGACAGGTGGCCAAGTCAGGTAAACACTGATAAATTGGGAAAGGAATAAGTTAGATGAAAGgaaaatgtttatgatatttgttaaaaaaaagacatttttgaTTACCGGTACATCAAATTTAAGTTATCCTATAACTTCACAAAGGTTTTAAACCATATCTTCTTTTATGAAAGGTATAAGAATACTACATGTTGTATGAGTTGCCTTTTAActtgtataatataatgtaccaTCAAAACTGATCAATGCTGCAAACATTCAATACCACACTCACTGCATGTTTTGTCTCAAATCTTTCAAATTTTCATAATATCAAATCGCGTGTCCATCAACTACACAACTACATTATCATTGATTTAAAACTTACaactgtttgtttttattaaataacaatgttaaaattttcagttttttttttaaatttgtttgtcCCCTGCTTTCATGGTAGTGGTAAAGTTACACACATCTGGTTTCTTGCTATCAACCAAAGTGTACAGCAGCAGGTCCAGCAGATATTTGGAACTGCTGAACTCACCACAAATCTGAGTAGTTCTAGTCTGACTAGCTAACTTAGCCTAACTTAAGTTGGCTGTAATCTATTGATGTTAGAAAACTAATGAATCATGGAGCAACTCCAACCAAAGGAATAGCTAACTGCTATTTCTACATAGCTTCATATATATTGTCAGAGGGTAAGAATTCACTCTTCTGACCAAATGTGGATGACTATTGTCAGAGGGAAAGAATTCACTCTTCTGACCAAATGTGGATGACTATTGTCAGAGGGAAAGAATTCACTCTTCTGACCAAATGTGGATGACTATTGTCAGAGGGAAAGAATTCACTCTTCTGACCAAATGTGGATGACTATATTGTCAGAGGGAAAGAATTCACTCTTCTGACCAAATGTGGATGACTATTGCACAATGTCattgtatacaaacatacacGATTAACAATTTTACTACATCCATATTAGTATGTACTTGACACAGTATAGTACTTCTCACAGTCCACACATCCTTTACAATagtatacatctatatacatcctctatatctgtacatatatatatatataaattgaatgACTAGACTTGATGGCAGTTCAAACTTTCCTAAAGGCCACGTGTATTTTTCCCTTGTTAACAGTTTATGATTTCACTGACAAGAGTATGGGCACCACACTTAGAAAATCCTCCAACCAGAACACCACAAAAAATCTCTCAAGTTTGTCTGGGCTTCAGCTGAACATTGTGGGGGCGTGTATCCTGCATAATGCGTCGGAGTTTGGCACTGTCACTGGGGTTCCCTACTGGGATCGGCAAGCTAGAGCCCTTAAAGCTTATCCTTCCCCCTGAAGATGGAGTAGCGAGTCTACTCTCACTTATCTTACTGTCTGTTACAACCACATCAGCGTTGGACTCTTGCCCACGGGTGGCCAACGACAGGCGAGTTGGCATTCTTTCCCTTGTGCGTGAGGAAGACGCTCGCACATCTAGgacaaagaagaagaaaagagAACAGGCTGACAACCATTTCAACTTCAGAGATCCAAAAACAAATCCAAAATTTTTTGAAGTGCATGAAGGAAGGAGAACCAGAGGGAGGAAAAccaaataaatgaaaagaaaagaaaccaTGCGCTGTGTGCAAAATTCATGCAGGAAACAGTCCAGGGTTTTCAAGGAGTCGAAAACACAACAGGAAATAAAATAACACAAGCTCTAGTTGCATAAAGTTTATTCAAAATTCTTTAAGTGGTAGAAATCAAATCATGATCAACCAAAAAAGACTTAAAGCCATGCATGAAAACATAAACGTAAACAGCTGTGGGATAAGAAAAGAACAGAAAGAAGCCAATTGCAAATAATGAATTTAACaagtgtggtgtacatgtacgtgtctCGAACACTTGGGTAGATGAAAATTTCAGGATTTAGTAGTAAATAAAATGTGCACAATTTATGCAACAAAATCTCTAAATCTCTGAATTTGAATTATACCATGTGACAAAACTTTCTGACATCAAAAACCCAGCAAATATTCTCAATTGTGCATGCATCTAACTGTTCACAAAACTGCTAGTGCTTCCACCGAGAATGCTGCTATTGAACAGCTACAACTATCACCAGCACCAAGGAATACAGACTAGAAAGTGAGGGCACCAGTCCAGAGAGTGGACAGAGATCTACTACTAAATGTAGTTTCTACAGGACATGCATACTCCCCAGGGAAGGACAAGGACTAATAGCTCTACACCAGTAGCTGCCAGACTCAAGTACAACCATGCAGATTTGTAGCCCGCACAGCATCAAACAGTTGTCAGTGTCGCTGAATATGTAGTGTCAACGTTAAAGTAGTGTTACATCATACACATCTTGTATAAAGATATAACATCATGATGAACAGTACCATGAAATGCAATTAccaatgtacttatatatacaaatgatgaTGAATACACATAATGATGAATCAAATGTACAATGAAATATGATGATTAAACACAAATGAAATATGATGAATATACCAATGGAATATGGTTGTAGGTATACAAATGGAACACGATGAAGGCTGTGTATAAGAAGCAACAATTAAGAATCATCCCTTGTCAACATATTTATCACAGATGAATTTTTCTTCCAGCCATGTTTTCCATTTAGCATCATAGTTtttaagacttttttttttttttttttacgtaaaATGCAACAAATATAAGAACAGAATTTCCTTTCACCACAAATTGgtgtatttgaaaaatgttttgatgAACAAATATATCTGAAGGGATGATACTCGGAAAATACCAAAAACAAATATAAGTATCAATACAGTCCAACTGGACAAACATTTAGAgtaaacattataaaatataatgtcaATGTAAAAATACACATCCATAGCACATTGTgataatgcatatatatatatatctattccCTAGTTCACTTGATCAAGGTCAGTAATAAACTTTACAACAGAACTACAAGCGTTGACAGTAAATATCAAGCAGGCTCAACATCCGTTTCTGCGTCAACACCACTGATGTACAGCCTAGAAGTATTTATTTCCAaattatgaatgaaataaatCCAAGACGAAGAGACATGAAGAGAAGATATTTTGACCTTTTTATACGACATTACTTTAACACACTATTTTCTTAAAGGTTTGAAACTAGGAATAATGCTGATCATTTCTGAAGAATGTGTGCATTAAAGTTACAGTTTggacatatttttttaacatatttgatgaCACTTTCAAAGTTCAACAATACTTAAACGCTGTTCAGATACATTACATTCAAAACAAACAGAAACttctaaagggagataactaatacaaggtaacatacacccttaacatatgtatacatgtgacAGCACAACATTTCTCACATTGCATACAATTACCAATAAGGTAACAGTACAGACATCAACTCTCTCACTTTACTTTTGTTggcacacatatatatatcagttgATATAATATCACATATGTTCTGATTACATCAGAACACTGTCAAAAAGGATCTTTAAACACCAAGGGAAATAAATCCAGTGGTGTTTCACCTCTCTTGTGAGAATAAAGAATACATACACACAAGAAGAAATAAGCCATACGAACAAATTCAATATGGATTGGTAAgttttatgttacatgtaacaaTTGCAGTCTAGCAGAGCTTGATCAATTTTCAAGTATCTATTCTAACATGCATAATAATCATCAATTGTTCATGGTATTTGACAAACTCAGCTGCTAATACTTGCTGCTAAAATATATCTCATCCAATCTAACACGATCATAAACAATACTCTGTTAATCAGTCAAACATGATACAAACATTGAAATCTATTCTGGAAAGTGGTTTTCTCGCAATTTATATTGTTCATGACTATACAGATAAAAGTCATCTAATTCGAAGAATTTCTTTAAAATGGAACATTAACCTCaaccaacaaaataaaatgtgttagGGTTATTCCAGATAAAAGACTAGGCAACCATTCTCATCCCTGTATTTTGAACCCCATTGACCATGgcttatattatttttatttgtatcttCGGCCCTTACACCTCAACATCGCCATATATCTAATCTGGAATAACCGCAACACTAGACTGATCTAATTCTACTCTATTCTTCCAAGTTCAATTATCTATCACAATATAGAATCCATGCAGTAAAATATCCGACTTTCCTTATTCATTGTAATTAATATCATACTTCTCAAAAGCCATCATTCTTTATAATTAAACATGGAGGAAAAAATGAAGTGGTAGAGAATGAAAACAGAACAGAAACATGTgctttaaatacattaaaatttcAATGAACTGCTTTTCTATTCTCTTCAATACAAATTACTCAAATtagtatttctttttttcaaatcacAATAGCTTGCTAAGCCACCAAAAATTTGCTATTAAATTGTCACACAGTACATTAGTAAAGAGTATCATAATGAGCAACGGTCAAGGTATGTTTTGGAAAAGTTCTCctcaaaaatatatgtaatctTGTTTGATAGGTCTTCAATAAACTATTAACACAATTTGTAAAGCTCAAGATTCTGAGCATGAATTTGAAATACAAATCCGATCTCGTACAAAAACTATTGTCATCTGTTACTTTTGTGTTGAATTAATATTGTACCTAAACGCATGAATGGATGGAAGTAATTAACTTCTCTCAGATCATTAAGAGTGTGTATTATCTTACAATGCCAACAACATCTGGAGAAGAATCGTGATGGATCAGGTGTGAGGTGTACTTACTTGTGAAGTCCCCAGGTGGTGTCGTGCCTGGACCAGGCATTTGTTCACCTCGCATTCGACTGCCAGGCACAGCGGTACCGTGCAGTGGCCGTGCTGATGAACTCACTTTCTGTCGGTCATCTACATCACTGTTGCGACCAGTTCCCTAAAGGAGTCATCAAAACATTGCAGTTCAGACAATGAAATAATTGTTCATGACAacagaacaaaatataaatattacaacaaatacTTTGGGTTCAAATAGAACCGGAAGTGAAAACTGTTTAACCCAACACCCTGTAgaatcaaaagaaaatatgttaaatgatcTAACTAATTTGTAGAGAAAGGaatctgtatatattacaggattAGGAAAACTGGTTACATGTTGCAATTTCATTTTGGTGTGTCAAGAATGCTCAATACACAACCAATCACTCCACATTTACACATTTACTGGTTCAACAAGCAGATTAAGGAATAATACCCAATACTTACAAATTTGAGCATATTCCAGTCAAAGACATAATCATAAGTGAATCCTTGTCTGTGGAATAAATTTCTGAAGAGTTGTCGCAGGTAGGAGTAATCAGGTTTATCATCAAACCGTAGAGACCGACAAAAATTCAGGTAGGTGGCAAATTCCGctgaaaaatcaaatttaaaagaATGTCTACAAGTCAGAATATTTACCTcagaatatatacaaagataTCATGTTAGTATATGATTGCTCtttaatttatgaaagaaacaaggatgttcctgaccaaatttggtgaaaatccattcaatactttatgactagtagctatttaaagaaaaagttgacggacgacggacgacggacgccggacgctgcaccatggcataagctcaccggcccttcgggccaggtgagctaaaaaacttttaagttttaagtattttctaattttactaaTGAAGTTGTTTAAACTCAGGCAAAAATTTGACCCTCCAGTGAAAGCATGATGTActaattacaatattttaacTGAACATATGTATTTGCCTTCAGCTGGTTGCAATTGGACAAAAGTGATTTCCATTTATTAGAATTATGAGATCAAATGATTCAATTCTGCTGTTTTTTCAGTGGTCACTAGAGAGAGGAAAAATGAACATTGGACCAAGGAAATGATAATGCAGCAAAAAGTGAAGCAGGCTATCATGTGAAAACCTAAGGAATTTATTTTGTTCTTAATTAGATAGCTGGTTGGCTCTAAGGTGATTTTCATTACCAAATTGatgaaatcaaattttcaaCTCGGTAAATGATAATGTAGTCCCATACTACAGACTACTGTACATTGGTCTGACAATACCACTTACAGGGGAATCCTTTACAGAGCTCCTCTATGGGAGTGGACATTTTCTTTTCACTGATTCTTTCATACTTCTGTCGTTTTGTTGCCGCTTTCAGTCCCTGCCACGGCAAGCTCCCTCGTAAAAAGTACATGAAAACATATCCTAATGATTCCATGTCATCTCGTCGACTTTGTTCTgtagaaatataaaaatgtttaatcaGATGTtgcaaaaaaatttaaatccaACATATGAATTGGTAAATTATCTCACATTTTCAGGGTTTTATCTAACAGTGCTACTctgggctttttctcactggtttgggtTGGGGCCTTTTCGCCTCATTTTGGGAAGGAAAtaggtgaattgggaaagattttttcatgagtaaactgcaaatcatgggtatttttctttaaaatgaaataatttcaattgggaatgttGCCCTCTAACagccacaaaaaaaaaaagaaaaaaaaaagtcctgTTACTAGTTATTTAAAAGTTGTATTTAATTGATAACTGATACATTTAATAGGTGATGGGAAGTAACAAAATATCAACGGTGATTATCCAACATGATCGACTGAAACTGTCACAAGATGCTCTTCTAATGAAGTTAAACCTCATATAGCTGTCAGCAACATTCGTTCATTACAGAAAGTAGATAGACAGATCatgttattataatataaacaatcaagagatttatttatgtttataatCAACACCAAACATAAGCGTGTGTCAACCCAAAGCTGGTAAATTTCCTCACACAAATGGTTTACCCGACATGACAAGAACTCGAAGTTGTGCAATTAGCAAAACCTGAATCTTGGTTTGTAAAATAGACAAAAGCCTACCAATTCCAAGATGTGTGTTGATACTGGCATATCTAGCTGTGCCGGTGAGATTCTTGTTTTCCCGATAGggtatgtgttgatgtgttCTGGCATCACGATACTTTTTGGCCAATCCAAAGTCAATAATATACACAAGATTTCCTTTCTTTCCTAATCCCATTAGAAAATTGTCTGGTTTCACATCACGGTGAATGAAATTTTTTGAGTGAATATATTCAATTCTGCtgatctgtaaaaaaaaaaaaaaaaaatcatgtacaAAAATTATGATGGTAAATAAGAAAATTTTAACTTCAGatcaatatataaatcatgtaaAATTATGTGCAGATTACTATAGATATCTAGATCATTGACTGATCATCAAAGGCCCAGTGGCTGTGAAGTTGGCCATAATATGTTTGACATATATCTTGGATatcattctatttttagtaacatttgattatttcttatatatatctCCAGACCAATGTCATTTTAGAGGTTCAAATAACCATTGACGAACATGCTTGTAAAAGTCAGTTTAGTTATACATAAACACAAATAAGTCTTTTTTCTTATAAACATACCAACTGATCCGCCAGTAGCAAAACCGTCTTCAAACTGAATTTACGTGAGCAGAAATTAAAGAGATCCTCTAGACTCGGACCTAATAGTTCCATCACCATGACATTGTAGTCGCCTTCTGCACCACACCATTTTATAGTTGGAATGCCCACTAAAAACAGGAAATGTGTAACAGGTATTCATAATTATCAatttttgaacattttctttcttttgtagTTAAGAAGTTGGATTGATTCTTTGatttatatagtttttataCCATCACTCCTTTCAACATGATTAAAGTGTTTCATTTCCTATGAATACTAAAAGACATCCTCATAAGAAGCTGGTAATACGACCAACTAGATATTTCACAAGCTACTTTCATAAAATAACAGAAAATTCTATTATAAACAGGCATTACTTAAAATGTACAGAATCCACTACCTATTATGTGTTGGAAAACTTCAACTTCGACCTGAATAAAACTGtttgccatttttttttaaatattagacTTTGAAAGTACCCAAAAAAAGTTCATGGTCTGATAAAACCAtaaatcaatgatttttttttaaaatttactcAGTGTCAGATCAATTCAACAAATGAAATAGTGATTCATTcataataaacaacaaagtCAATAAATTGCAATTATAATGCCAATTGCAAACTTACAGATCCAGATTGAGTGCTTGACCTAAATTTTGACCTCACTGAACTTGACTCAAGATTTATCAGTGATGTATTTAATTTGCAAAAGAAAGTCATTTGAGAATCATGAAGGGTGGTCGGGTTGTGCAGTGGCAATGCACTTGCCTTTTACCGAGGGTTCAGGGGATCTGGGTCAGATTCCCTAATCAGGCATGCAAAGGTATACAGTGCCAGGGGGCCACCTGCTAAATAGTGGATTTGTGGGTTTTCTCTGGAAACTCTGATttcttcccacagtaagactcctTATACCTTCGAATTTCCATACAAGCTAATATAACAAAAGTGACTAATATAAGTTGATCAAACTTGCTTTACAATTGTTGAAAATTACAAATGgtttcaaataaataataaaactcCAGGATTTTCATAAATTTTGGTACCTGAGATCAAAATCCTATACCCTATGACACAGCCCTAATCAAAATTACCTCCTCCTTGCATCATTCGGTAGATCTTGCTCTCTATGTGGAGCTGTGGGTGTTTTGTTTTCACACATTCTAATTTGATGGCAACCTCTTCTCCGTTTGAAATGTCAGTACCTGAAATAGATAAGTCGTTTAAACTGCATGATTTCAATCAACCAGTTCCAATTCTGTACTTTTCGCTTTGTATTTAGGACATATTATTAGATAAAGGCCTAGAGTATTTTTGTTTAATCTTTCTTTGTTTTCAGGTGGTTCTTTCTTATGCTTCCAGTCCTTTCAATAAAACTAGTCATGATCACCAATAACCTATATAGCTAATGTCAGGTACCTAAACACATGCTGGTGTTTAAGATAATACTAAGCATTGATTTTTAAAGTAGTAAGAAATCTTACTTATACCTTATTTTTCCATGAGTTCCAAAATAAAAGttgtattatagtatattatgaaatacatgatatgtatatcattatgatgCCAAAAACTCTTAAAAggaaataaattatatcaaatctccataaaatttcatt from Pecten maximus chromosome 1, xPecMax1.1, whole genome shotgun sequence includes these protein-coding regions:
- the LOC117337360 gene encoding casein kinase I-like isoform X1; amino-acid sequence: MELRVGNKYRLGRKIGSGSFGDIYLGTDISNGEEVAIKLECVKTKHPQLHIESKIYRMMQGGVGIPTIKWCGAEGDYNVMVMELLGPSLEDLFNFCSRKFSLKTVLLLADQLISRIEYIHSKNFIHRDVKPDNFLMGLGKKGNLVYIIDFGLAKKYRDARTHQHIPYRENKNLTGTARYASINTHLGIEQSRRDDMESLGYVFMYFLRGSLPWQGLKAATKRQKYERISEKKMSTPIEELCKGFPSEFATYLNFCRSLRFDDKPDYSYLRQLFRNLFHRQGFTYDYVFDWNMLKFGTGRNSDVDDRQKVSSSARPLHGTAVPGSRMRGEQMPGPGTTPPGDFTNVRASSSRTRERMPTRLSLATRGQESNADVVVTDSKISESRLATPSSGGRISFKGSSLPIPVGNPSDSAKLRRIMQDTRPHNVQLKPRQT
- the LOC117337360 gene encoding casein kinase I-like isoform X2, translating into MELRVGNKYRLGRKIGSGSFGDIYLGTDISNGEEVAIKLECVKTKHPQLHIESKIYRMMQGGVGIPTIKWCGAEGDYNVMVMELLGPSLEDLFNFCSRKFSLKTVLLLADQLISRIEYIHSKNFIHRDVKPDNFLMGLGKKGNLVYIIDFGLAKKYRDARTHQHIPYRENKNLTGTARYASINTHLGIEQSRRDDMESLGYVFMYFLRGSLPWQGLKAATKRQKYERISEKKMSTPIEELCKGFPSEFATYLNFCRSLRFDDKPDYSYLRQLFRNLFHRQGFTYDYVFDWNMLKFGTGRNSDVDDRQKVSSSARPLHGTAVPGSRMRGEQMPGPGTTPPGDFTTESPRPFSRERERRTSTRLHRGIPTGAEAQREAARVSTAPMQPGMMPMNSAMRRGSASKDGEVPARTGSSRHTRK